TTTCCTGTTTGTCGCTTTGGAATTCGAACTGCATTTCTGGCTGATGTCGACCACGATAAAAGCGATCGTAATCATGAATAAACGCAATACCCGGACGGAAGGTCAGGATAAGGCCCTTGCCGTCTGCGGCGGCTGCAATGCTGTAGGAAGCCAGAAAGCCCACTTCGCGCAATTTGCGAAGATGCGACCCTAACTGATCTCGCTCAATGACAGATGGCTGGGTGTGCACGGTGATGCCGCCGAGCCATTCGGTGCAGATGTCCTCGTAGCGCTTTCTGAATGTCGGTCGTTTGCGCGGATTGTCCGTGTACAAGTTTGCGAAGTGGAAGAAGAGGCGCATGTAGAGCGCTTGACCAATCGTACCGAGTTCAGCCATGAGCGTATGATTCAGACACGTAAAATGCTCATCGTTCAGTGACGAAATTATCGGGCGAGCCAGCGTTACCGTGCATCGCTCAACAGGATCATGCTCGGACTCCCTTCGTTCGAGATACACTTCCGGAAAGATATTGAATGTGTGCTCGGCGAAATGACCTCCACTCGTTTTAAAAGCGGTACGGACAAAGGCGTATTGAATTTCGTGAAGTGCTCGCGTCAATTCCTCGCTGTCGCGACCACCCCACTGCTTGCGTCCGATTAGGCGGACGAGTTCGCGTTTCGTGAAAGAGATATCACTCTGGATCGGCCGGCCGTAATTTGAGTGCTTTTTTATCAGCGCCACAAAGATTTTGTGCGCAAGTGGTCCGGGCTGGCCAAGCGCTGGATCGGGGCGAATATAAACGGCTCTATCTTTAACGTTCGAATTGAGCGCAATCTCTCGTGTTCGTGTCGAAGCGCGCTTCGGATCGTGACAAAACAATGCACCGGAAACACGCAAGAGCGTGTTCTCCATGTACAGCTTTTCGACTGGGGTAGGCGCTGCCTGGCTCGTCGTTTTCGTTTCGCTTGCTGCCATAAATCGGCAGCTAAATTATATCCCGAATGTTGGCGCGGGTCCTTTGCTACCGTGTGGAGAGCGGCCTGCTACTGTATCTCTCCCCCATTTCGGTTCTCCGGAGCAATCAGCAACGGTGCGAGCATTGATTGAAGGCGGTGGATCAGAGTGTTCGTTTCCTTTGATCGCTCCGTAAGCTCGTGTATCTGGGTGTTCTTTACCGAAATCTCGCCGCGCAAGAAATCGTTCTCGCGTTCCAGAGCTGCGACATATCGCGAATCTTCTTCACGAACAGTCGCGACTTGTCGCGTCTGGTCGGGACTTGTCGTCGCTTGTCGCGGCTCTTCCTGGACCTTATTTCCCAACGGCCGAATGGTCGCGTCCGGTCGCGAATTGTCGCGACTAGTCGCGCCCGGTCGCGACACTTCTTTAATGTATTTTATGTGCCGCTCAACAGAGTAGGGCGCGACAAGATATCTCTCGCCGGTTGGCGTCTCCGCCTTATGGCAGTCGAGTTTATCGAGGGCGCAATAGCGCTGGATAGCGCGCGGGGTGCGGGGAAAGCCCGCCTCCTCGTACATGTCCGCGACCTCATCGATCGACAGGGAATAGAGCTCGTTGGGCGAACGGTCGCGACTTGTCGCGTCCTGTCGCTTCTGATCGTCTTCCATGGTTTGATGATAACCGGCAGCCCTCCACCTGCCGCCGGTTATCCCCACCGCGATGCACGCTCAATGTGACGGCTAATACTGAAGCTTGCTGAAGCGTTACACGTTCCAAGCTCCGGTAATATCCTGTTTGGGCGACGTAGTTGTTAGCCAATCAGAGACGCGGTCCGTTAGCTCGTTTAGGTTCAATCTGGCTCGACCTCGCAATGCGCATTCCCAAACCTTGAGGATTCTCCAACCATCGCGCTCCAGCTCAATTTCGGCAGCGATGTCGCGATCGCGATTTCGCAGAATTTTTGCGTTCCAAAAAACGGCGTTCGTCTTTGGCATCACCCCCTTGGGACAATCGTGGCCGTGCCAGAAGCAGCCGTGGACGAAAATAATAGCTCGGTGCGCGGGGAATACGATATCCGGGGTACCTCGCAGAGTTTTCACGTGCAGACGATAGCGGAGGCCACGCGCGTGAAGCGCCTTCCTTAATATCAATTCCGGCCCAGTATCGCGCCCCTGAATACGCGACATGTTGTAGCTTCGCTGCTGCGAAGTGAGTGGATCCGGTAGTGTCGCTCTACGCTTTGGATCGCGATTCATTTCTTGCTCCACCTTACACGCGCATTGGTAACAGACGGAATCTCTGAGCAAAATATCTTCTCCGCCAGATCTGTCCCTTACTGGGGTGACTCTGCCTGTCGAATCGCCACTATTGCGGTAGTCTTACATTCGGGGGCTCCATGGCAGTTATGAAGGTGTTCGCCGGATCGCCCGGCACTGGCAAAACCTGGAGCGCGGCTCGCGCCGCAGTCGAATTGCTGCGACCGGGTACGGCTGCTTCCGACGTCCAACGCGTTCATGAACAGCTGGTCGAGGAGGGACGTATCGTCTGGGTGACCTTCCACCCTAGCTATTCTTATGAAGATTTCGTTGAGGGGTTTCGCCCAGAAGAGACGCCGACGGGCAACGTGGTCTACTCGATTGTCCCAGGTCCATTCCTTCAGGCCTGTCGTACTGCGAGTGCAGCAGTGAGCGCGAATCGCTTCAGTGTTGGGCAGCTCCTTGGGCCGGGCGGGCGATATCG
The genomic region above belongs to Bradyrhizobium sediminis and contains:
- a CDS encoding replication initiator protein A; this encodes MENTLLRVSGALFCHDPKRASTRTREIALNSNVKDRAVYIRPDPALGQPGPLAHKIFVALIKKHSNYGRPIQSDISFTKRELVRLIGRKQWGGRDSEELTRALHEIQYAFVRTAFKTSGGHFAEHTFNIFPEVYLERRESEHDPVERCTVTLARPIISSLNDEHFTCLNHTLMAELGTIGQALYMRLFFHFANLYTDNPRKRPTFRKRYEDICTEWLGGITVHTQPSVIERDQLGSHLRKLREVGFLASYSIAAAADGKGLILTFRPGIAFIHDYDRFYRGRHQPEMQFEFQSDKQETAEPLKVAYMFLEKRTGQPTSAIPYVPSKDVETAKFLLTEVSFDEMPQFLSYALSEAKKTSFDVKTLGGLKQYLTSYINRQERRRSDAKTAERAAAEKRAEDDRIEYSTYRRRAADALFASLPLNEQQAILALVQSELGEKGSGPMKSYLADMARARITAERYPDKIDDLATWDASRRGGSDRPNVV
- a CDS encoding very short patch repair endonuclease, whose protein sequence is MNRDPKRRATLPDPLTSQQRSYNMSRIQGRDTGPELILRKALHARGLRYRLHVKTLRGTPDIVFPAHRAIIFVHGCFWHGHDCPKGVMPKTNAVFWNAKILRNRDRDIAAEIELERDGWRILKVWECALRGRARLNLNELTDRVSDWLTTTSPKQDITGAWNV